Within Streptomyces sp. NBC_00704, the genomic segment GACATGTCCCTGGCAGGCATGGACCCCGGCGTCATGTCCACGTCCTCGAAGGTCGGCGGGATCGTCTTCGGCCTCTACTTCGCCCTGTGCGCGGTGGTGGCGCTGCTGGTGGCCCTGCGCGACCGCGCGCCGGCCGGCTTCGGCCGGGTCCTGCTGATCAGCGCGGCCGTCGTGCACGGTCTGCTGGGCGCCTTCGCGTGGGGGCTGCTGGGCGTGCCGCAGTTCGTGTTCATGGTGGTCGTGCTCGCCCTGATCGTGCTGCTGCTGATGACGTACGACGCCCGGCAGCGGCCGGTCGCGGACACGCCCCCGGGCGGTGGGGGCGACGGCGGCGGTTCGCCCGCGACGCCCCCGCCCGCCACGCCCGAGCCGGTGTCGCCCAAGCAGGTCCCGCACGAGACGGTCCCGCACGAGACGGTCTCGCCCAAGCCGGTCACGCCTCCGACGGTGCCCACAACTCCGTGATGCCCACGCCCAGTTGCGCCAGCAGCCGGCGTACGAGGGGCAGGCTGATGCCGATGACGTTGCCGTGGTCGCCGTCGATGCCGTCGATGAACGGGGCCGAGCGGCCGTCGAGGGTGAACGCCCCGGCGACGTACAGCGGCTCGCCCGAGGCGACGTAGGCGGCGACCTCCGCGTCGGTCGGCTCGCCGAAGCGCACGACGGTGGAGGCGGTCGCGGAGGCGTAGCGCCCGCTGACGGTGTCGTAGACGCAGTGGCCGGTCTGGAGCGTGCCGGCGCGGCCGCGCATCGCCTTCCAGCGGGCGGTGGCCTCGGCCGCGTCCGCGGGCTTGCCGAGCGCCTCGCCGTCGAGGTCGAGCACCGAGTCGCAGCCGATCACCAGGGCGCCGGAGACGTCGGGCCGGGCGGCGACGACGGACGCCTTCGCCTCGGCGAGGGCCAGTGCCAGCTCGGCCGGGGTGGGGGCGGTGACGGCGTCCTCGTCGACCCCGCTCACGATCACCTCGGGAGCGAGACCGGCCTGACGCAGCAGGTTCAGCCGGGCGGGGGACTGGGAGGCGAGGACGAGTCGGCGCATGCGGTCAGCCTAGGGCCTGTCCCGGCGGCGGGGCGCGGCTACCGGATGCCCAGCACGATCATCGCCACCACCATGGCCAGTGCGAGGAAGAGGCCGAGTCTCCGCAGGGTCTCCTGCATCTGGCGGAGTTCGTCGGGGGGCTCGTTCTCGGGGTCGGACCACAGCATTCCACCAGCGTGGAACGGGCGGGCCGACGGCGCCTGAGTACCCGTACTCAAGTTGCCGGCCCGCAGTCGTCGCCGGAGGTCCGGTCGCCCGACTGCGGGCCGGCTGCCGTCAGGACGGCCAGTAGGTGCGGGTCCAGGACGCCTGGCCGGGGTGGGGGAGGCGGTGGCCCGCGATCCTCGCCGGGTCGGACCAGGCGTCCCTGGTGGTCCGCGCGCCGGACGGCTCCGCCAGTGCCGCCGCGGCGCGGGCCCGGACCACCGCCAGGGCGGCGGCGAGCTCCTCGGGGGTCGGGTTGCCCCGTACGACCTTGATCGTCACAGCGGCTCCTTAGAGGGGGATGTTGCCGTGCTTCTTCGGAGGCAGGGATTCCCGCTTGGTGCGCAGTTGACGCAGACCGCGCACGATGTGCCGGCGGGTGTCCGACGGCATGATCACCGAGTCGACGTAGCCGCGCTCGGCCGCCACGTACGGGTTGAGGAGGGTGTCCTCGTACTCCTGGATCAGCCGGGCGCGCACCGCCTCCAGGTCCTCGCCGGCCGCGACCGCCTCCGCGATGGTGCGCCGGTGCAGGATGTTGACCGCGCCCTGCGCGCCCATGACGGCGATCTGGGCGGTCGGCCAGGCCAGGTTGAGGTCGGCGCCCAGGTGCTTGGAGCCCATGACGTCGTACGCGCCGCCGAACGCCTTGCGGGTGATGACGGTGATCAGCGGGACGGTGGCCTCGGCGTAGGCGTAGATCAGCTTGGCGCCGCGGCGGATGATGCCGTCGTGCTCCTGGTCCACGCCGGGCAGGAAGCCGGGCACGTCCACGAACGTGATGACCGGGATGTTGAAGGCGTCGCAGGTGCGCACGAAGCGGGCCGCCTTCTCGGAGGCCGTGATGTCCAGACAGCCCGCGAACTGCATCGGCTGGTTGGCGACGATGCCCACCGGGTGGCCCTCGACCCGGCCGTAGCCGGTGAGGATGTTCGGCGCGAACAGGGCCTGCGTCTCGAAGAACTCGGCGTCGTCCAGGACGTGTTCGATCACCGTGTGCATGTCGTACGGCTGGTTGGCGCTGTCCGGGACGACGGAGTCCAGCTCCAGGTCCTCCTCGGTGACGGACAGGTCCGCCTCCTCGGGGAACACCGGCGCCTCGGAGAGGTTGTTGGACGGCAGGTACGACAGCAGCTGCTTGACGTACTCGACGGCGTCCTTCTCGTCGCCGGCCATGTGATGCGCCACGCCCGACACGGAGTTGTGGGTGCGCGCGCCGCCCAGCTCCTCGAAGCCGACGTCCTCGCCGGTGACCGTCTTGATGACGTCCGGGCCGGTGATGAACATGTGCGAGGTCTGGTCGACCATCACCGTGAAGTCGGTGATCGCGGGGGAGTACACCGCGCCGCCCGCGCACGGGCCCACGACCAGGCTGATCTGCGGGATCACCCCGGAGGCGTGGGTGTTGCGGCGGAAGATCTCGCCGTAGGCGCCCAGCGAGGCCACACCCTCCTGGATGCGGGCGCCGCCGGAGTCGTTGATGCCGATGACCGGGCAGCCGGTCTTCAGGGCGAAGTCCATCACCTTGACGATCTTCTGCCCGTAGACCTCGCCCAGCGCCCCGCCGAAGACGGTGAAGTCCTGGGAGAACACGGCGACCGGACGTCCGTCCACCGTGCCGTAGCCGGTGACGACGCCGTCCCCGTACGGGCGGTTGTGCTCCAGGCCGAAGTTGGTGGAACGGTGCCGGGCGAACTCGTCCAACTCGACGAAGGAGTCCTCGTCGAGAAGGAGGTCGATGCGCTCACGGGCCGTCAACTTGCCCTTGGCGTGCTGCTTCTCGACGGCGCGTTCCGAACCGGCGTGCGTCGCTTCCTGGATACGGCGCTGGAGATCCGCGAGCTTGCCCGCGGTGGTGTGGACGTCGATCCCTTGGGTCTGTTGGATCTCGTGGCGCTCTTCCGGCTCGGACATCGGGATCGCGGCTCCCTGCCTGCTCAAAAGGGGGGACGGTTACTCATCCGTAGCGTAGTGCTGGCCCTACGGATCGGCAGTGCGGCATTCGACACACCTAGGGTGGCTTGCATGACACCGCGAGATGCAGCAGACGCAGGCGGCGGCCGGTGGTCCGATCTGGACCGTCCGCCCCTCGACGCGACGGCCCTGCGCCGGGGGCTGGTCCGGGAGGGCGGCCTGTGGACGGGCGTGGACGTGGTGCAGCGCACCGGTTCCACCAACTCCGACCTGGTCGCCGCGGCGGCCGCGGGCGAGGCGGGCGAGGGCGCCGTGCTGGTCGCCGAGGAGCAGACGACCGGCCGGGGCCGCCTGGACCGCCGGTGGACCGCGCCCCCGCGCTCGGGCCTGTTCTTCTCCGTGGTGCTCACACCGAGCGAGGTGCCGGTGGCCCGCTGGGGCTGGCTGCCGCTGCTCACCGGCGTCGCGGTGGCCACCGGCCTGTCCAGGGCGGCCGGCGTGGACACGGCACTCAAGTGGCCCAACGACCTCCTGGTGACCGTCGGGGGAGAGGAACGCAAGGCCGGCGGCATCCTCGCGGAGCGGGCCGGCGAGCGCGCGGTGGTGGTGGGCGTCGGCGCCAACGTCACCCTGCGCGCCGCGGAACTCCCGGTGCCGCAGGCGGGCTCGCTGGCGCTGGCCGGGGCGGTGAGCACCGACCGGGACACGCTCCTGCGGAGCGTCCTGCGGTCGCTGGAGGAGTGGTACGGGCGCTGGCGGCGGGCCGGCGGCGATCCCGCGCAGTGCGGTCTCCAGGAGACGTACGCGGCCGGGTGCGCCACCCTGGGACGAGCGGTACGGGCCGAGTTGCCGGGGGACCGGTCGATCGTCGGCGAGGCGGTCGCGGTCGACGGCGACGGACGTCTGGTGATCGCCACCGAAGAAGGGGTACAGGAGCCCGTGGGAGCGGGCGACATCGTCCATCTGAGGCCGGCGAGGCCGGCGTGAGGCCGGCATGAGAGCGTCGTGAGACCGGCGGCCGTCGTGGCCGTCACGGTCTCGCGGGCCCGACCGCACCGCGTACCCCGTCGCACCGAACGGAGTGAGCTGGCGCACACCTGCCGTAGAGTTGAGGCCGGTCGATACCTGACCGCGGAAGATCGGAAGGGCAGCAGGCGTGACCGTCGACGACACGGGCTCCGGCGCGGGCGAGGACGGCCGGGGCAACCTGCCGGCCGCCGACCCCGGCGAGCCGGGCGACCCCGGTGAGGACCCGCATCCTCTGGCGCTGCGCCTCGAACAGCTCATCCTCGGCGCCGAGCGGCGCTACACGCCCTTCCAGGCCGCCCGCAGCGCCGGCGTGTCCATGGAACTGGCGTCGCGCTTCTGGCGGGCCATGGGCTTCGCCGACATCGGACAGGCCAGGGCGCTCACCGAGGCCGACGTGCTCGCCCTGCGGCGGCTGGCGGGTCTCGTCGAGGCGGGGCTGCTGAGCGAGGCGATGGCCGTGCAGGTGGCGCGGTCCACCGGGCAGACCACCGCCCGGCTGGCGGAGTGGCAGATCGACTCCTTCCTGGAGGGCCTGACCGAGCCGCCCGAGCCGGGCATGACCCGCACCGAGGTCACCTACCCCATCGTCGAGCTGCTGCTGCCCGAGCTGGAGGAGTTCCTCGTCTACGTGTGGCGGCGGCAACTGGCCGCCTCGGCCGGCCGGGTCGTGCAGGCCGCGGACGACGAGGAGATGGTCGACCGCCGGCTCGCCGTCTGCTTCGCCGACCTGGTCGGCTTCACGCGGCTGACCCGCCGCATGGAGGAGGAGGAGCTCGGCGAGCTGGTGGAGGCCTTCGAGACCACCTCCGCCGACCTGGTGGCCGCCCGCGGCGGCCGGCTGATCAAGACCCTCGGCGACGAGGTGCTGTACGCGGCCGACGACGCGGGCATCGCCGCCGAGATCGCGCTGCTGCTCGTCGAGACGATGAGCCACGACGAGACGATGCCCGAGCTGCGCGTCGGCATGGCGTTCGGCACGGTCACCACCCGGATGGGCGATGTCTTCGGCACCACGGTGAACCTGGCGTCCCGGCTGACGTCGATAGCTCCCCGCGACGCCGTCCTGGTCGACAGCGCGTTCGCCGAGGAGCTGATCCGCACCGGCGACGCCCCGGCCTCCGAGGCGGAGGCCGCGGAGGAGGCCGCCGCCGCGGAGAAGGAGGGCGAGGAGCCGCCGAAGTACCGCTTCGCGCTCCAGCCCATGTGGCAGCGCCCGGTGCGCGGCCTGGGCGTCGTCGAGCCCTGGCTGCTCACCCGGCGCGGCGATCCGCGGGACTGACCCCGGACGGACGACCCGCCGCCCCCTGCGCGGGCCTTGCTAGAGCTTCGGCAGGGGGCCGACGAGCGGGTCCACGCACAGGCCGACGACCGGGACGCAGACGCCCGGCCGGCGCGGGGCCCCGGTGTGCGACGGCTGGGGCGCGGGCGGCGTGGTGGCCGGGGCGGGAGCCGGTGTCCGCGAGGGCCGCGGGGCCGTGCTCGCGGTGGGCGCTGGCCGCGGCGCCTCGGGTGACCGCGGTGTGCCGGCGGCGCGCCCCGTGGCCGCCGGGCCGGGTGCGGCCGGGGTGTAGGTGGCGCCCGGAGTGAGGGCGACGGACGTGGGCGAGCCCGGGGCGCCCGGTACGAGGCCGGTGTCGCGGGCCGGGCCGGCGCTCGCGCCGCCCATCGCGCTGGGCGCGCTCGGGGAGGGCGCGACGGTGGCGGCCGTGTCGACCGAGCGGCCGGGACCGACGCCGGCCCCTGCGTCCGACCCGGAGTCCGACCCAGTGTCGGCTCCGGTGCTCGCCACGGGATCGGGCTGCGGATCGGCCTCCGCGGCCCCGATCCCGGCGGGACCTCCCGCGTCGGGCGTCAGCCGCACCAGGCTCAGCACCCCCGCCGCCAGGGCGAGGCCGCCGGCGGCGAACAGCACCTTGTGCGGGCGGGGACGGCGATGCCGGCCACGGGAGCGGGGAACCCACGGCCGCTCGGTCCCGTCCTCCGCCGGGGCCGTCGGCCCGGATGCGGCCAGGTCCAGCGCCGTGAGGCCCTGTGCCATGAGGTCCTGCACCCTGAGGTCCTGTGTCGTCGGGGCCGCCCCGGTCCGCGTGCTCGTCATCGCGTTTCCTCCCGGATGCGCTCGCGCCCCCGCCGCGCCGGGGCGGACGCACGTTATGCGCTCCTGTGAGGGGTGCGGGGCGAGTTGGGCGGGATGTCACTCGAACGAGTGGGCGGGGGCCCCGATCGGGACGGGTCCGCCCTTTCGCCGCCGGGCCCCGGCTGCGATGATCGGACCACAGTTGTTAACCATCGTTAACCCGGAGGGTGTCGTGAGCGGTGTCGTGGGCGTCGGGGACGAGGAGCGGTTCGGGGAGTTCGTGGCGGTGCGCCGGCACGGGGACGGCGGGCATGTCGCGGAGCTGGCACTGGACCGGCCGAAGGCCATGAACGCGGTCTCCACCGACATGGCCCGGTCGATCGCCGGGGCCTGCGCGGCGCTGGGCGGGGACCGGGACGTCCGGGTGGTCGTGCTGACCTCGACGCACGAGCGGGCGTTCTGCGTGGGCGCGGACCTCAAGGAGCGCAACTCCTTCAGCGACGCGGACCTCGTGCGCCAGCGGCCGTACACGCGCGGGGCCTACACCGGCGTCCTGGAGCTGCCGGTCCCCACGGTCGCGGCGGTGCACGGCTTCGCGCTGGGCGGCGGCTTCGAGCTGGCGCTCGCCTGCGACCTGATCGTGGCCGACGGCACCGCCGTGGTGGGGCTGCCCGAGGTGTCGGTGGGCGTGATCCCGGGCGGCGGCGGGACGCAGCTGCTGCCGCGCCGGGTGGGGGCGGCGCGGGCGGCCGAGCTGGTCTTCACCGCCCGCCGGGTGGCGGCGGCCGAGGCCCGTGAGCTGGGCCTGGTGGACGTCCTCGTGGAGGACGGGCGGGACCGGGAGGAGGCGCTCGCGCTGGCCGCGCGGATCGGAGCCAACTCGCCGGTGGGCCTGCGGGCGGCGAAGCGGGCGCTGCGGCTCGGGCAGGGGCTGGACCTGCGCGCCGGGCTGGAGGTCGAGGACGCGGCGTGGCGGTCGGTGGCGTTCTCGGGGGACCGGGCGGAGGGCGTGGCCGCGTTCAACGAGAAGCGGAAGCCGCAGTGGCCGGGCGAGTGAGCCGGCGGGGACGGTCCGCGTCACTCTAAGTGCCCCCTCCGTGTCTCTTTTTCACCCAAATATCCCTAGCCTGGGGTGATGGGCGAGGGCAGGGGTGAGGCGATGGGCGAGGACACGCGCCTCGTGGCCGTGGTGGCGCTCGCGCAGGGCATGGCGGCCGCGCGCACCCCCCGCGAATCGTGGCGGGCGGCGGCGCTCGGCGCGTGCCGCGCGCTGTCCGGGGGCTTCGCCGCCCTGTCGGTGTGGGAGCGCGACCTCGGGCGGCTGCGCGTGCTGGTGAACGTGGGCGCCCGGGCGGCTGGCGAGGACGAGTTCCCCGAGGCCGAGGCCTACCCGGTGCACCGGTTCCCCGAGATCACCGAGTTCCTGCACGAGCGCTGGGCGTCCGGCGGCGAGCCCAACGCCTGGGTGGAGACGGCCGAGGGACCGGCCGCCGGGCGTCCGGGCTACTGCCACCAGAGGGTCGCCGCCCTGCGCCGCCGGGGCCGCGGCTCCTGCGTGGTCGCGCCGATCGTGCTGCACGGACGGGCCTGGGGCGAGCTGTACGTGGCCCGCCCGGTCGGCGCAGTCGTCTTCGGCCGCGCGGACGCCGACTTCGCCACCGTGCTGGCCGCCGTCGTGGCCGCCGGGCTCGCGCAGACCGAGCGGCTGGAGGAGGCCCGCCGGCTCGCCTTCACCGACGCCCTGACCGGTCTGGCCAACCGCAGGGCCGTCGACGTGCGGCTGGAGGAGGCGGTCGAGCGCCACCGCGCGGAGGGGGTCGTGGTCAGCCTCGTCGTGTGCGATCTCAACGGGCTGAAGCGGGTCAACGACACCCTGGGGCACGCCGTCGGCGACCGGCTGCTGGAGCGGTTCGGGTCGGTGCTCTCGCTGTGCGGGGCGATGCTGCCGGGCGGGCTGGCCGCCCGGCTCGGCGGGGACGAGTTCTGCCTGCTGGCCGTGGGCCCGCCCGCCGACGACGTCGTCAAGGTCGCCGGCGAGCTGTGCCGGCGGGCCGGTGAGCTGGAGCTGGGCGAGGGGGTGGCCTGCGGGGTCGCCTCCACCGAGGACCCGATCGGGCCGGTGGGCTCGGCGCGGCGGCTGTTCCGGCTGGCCGACGCCGCGCAGTACCGGGCGAAGGCCGTGCGGGCCGCCCGGCCGGTGGTCGCCGGGCGGGAGGGTCCGGACGATCCCGTGGTGCGGCTGGCCGACGAGCCGCCGCCGGAACGGGAGCGCGGCGCGGAGCGGCGCAGGTTCCGGGGGCGGCCCTGACGGTGTGACGCAGTCGGTAAGGGGCGAACCCGGTCTCCACTGGTGACATCTTCGTCTTCAATCACTACGCTCCTGAATATGGATATGCACACTGTGGTGGTGGGGACGCACGGGGTCACCGCGTCCGACGTGCTCGCCGTGGCGCGCGGCGGCGCCCGCGTCGAGCTCTCCGACGAGGCGGTGGCGGCCCTCGCCGCGGCCCGCGAGATCGTGGACGCGCTGGCGGCCAAGCCCGAGCCCGTCTACGGCGTCTCCACCGGGTTCGGCGCCCTCGCCACCCGGCACATCAGCCCCGAACTGCGCGCCCAGCTCCAGCGCAACATCGTCCGCTCGCACGCGGCCGGCATGGGCCCGCGGGTGGAGCGCGAGGTCGTCCGGGCGCTGATGTTCCTGCGGCTGAAGACCGTCTGCTCCGGGCACACCGGCGTGCGGCCCGAGGTCGCGCGGACGATGGCCGACATCCTGAACGCCGGCATCACCCCGGTCGTCCACGAGTACGGCTCCCTCGGCTGCTCCGGCGACCTGGCCCCCCTCTCCCACTGCGCCCTCACGCTCATGGGCGAGGGCGACGCGGAGGGCCCCGACGGCGTCGTCCGGCCCGCCGGCGACCTGCTCGCCGAGCACGGCATCGCCCCCGTCGAACTGCGCGAGAAGGAGGGCCTGGCCCTCCTCAACGGCACCGACGGCATGCTCGGCATGCTGGTCATGGCCCTCGCCGACCTCGACATGCTCTACAAGTCCGCCGACGTCACGGCCGCCCTGTCGCTGGAGGCCCTGCTCGGCACCGACAAGGTCCTCGCCCCCGAGCTGCACGCCATCCGCCCGCACCCGGGCCAGGGCGCCTCGGCCGCCAACATGCTGGCCGTGCTGGCGGGTTCGGAACTCACCGGCCACCACCAGGACGACGCCCCGCGCGTCCAGGACGCCTACTCGGTGCGCTGCGCCCCGCAGGTCGCCGGCGCCGGCCGCGACACCATGGCCCACGCCCGTCTCGTCGCCGAGCGGGAGCTGGCCTCGGCCGTGGACAACCCGGTGGTGCTGCCCGACGGCCGGGTGGAGTCCAACGGCAACTTCCACGGGGCGCCGGTCGCCTATGTGCTCGACTTCCTCGCCATCGCCGTCGCCGACCTCGCCTCCATCGCCGAGCGGCGCACCGACCGGCTGCTGGACAAGAACCGCAGCCACGGCCTGCCGCCGTTCCTCGCGGACGACGCCGGCGTCGACTCCGGGCTCATGATCGCCCAGTACACGCAGGCCGCGCTGGTCAGCGAGCTGAAGCGGCTGGCCGTCCCGGCGTCCGCCGACTCGATCCCGTCCTCCGCGATGCAGGAGGACCACGTGTCCATGGGCTGGTCCGCGGCCCGCAAGCTGCGCAGCGCCGTCGACAACCTCACCCGCGTGCTCGCCGTCGAGCTGTACGCGGCCACGCGCGGCGTCGAGCTGCGCGAGGGGCTGAACCCGGCGCCGGCCACGCGCGCGGTCATCGACGCCGTGCGCGCGGCGGGCGTCCAGGGCCCCGGCCCGGACCGGTTCCTCGCGCCTGATCTCGCGGCGGCGGACGCGTTCGTGCGCGGCGGAGGCGTCGTCGCCGCCGTGGAGACGGTCACCGGCCCGCTGAGGTAGCGCCGCCACGGCACGGGCCCCGCCCTCGCACCGGAACGGCGCGCGGACGGGGCCTGGAGAGCCGCGGAAGTTACTTGATCTTCGCGAGCTGCGCGGTGACGACGGCGGCCGGCACGGTGGCCGACTTGCCGGTGGACGTCAGCGAGGCGAAGTCGACCGTGTAGAACGAGGCCACGGTGTTGCCCTTGCGCACCACCTGGGTGTGGAAGGTGGCCGAGCCCTCGCCGTCGACGGCGGAGTCGACGCTGAACGCCACGGACTCGTCACCGGCTCCCGGGGCCTTGTCCGGGGCCACCTTGGTGATCTTCTGCTTCTCGCCCTGGGCGGTGACCTCGAAGCCGCCGGAGCAGGCCGCGATGCCGTCGGAGACCGCCTTGAACGCCTTCTGCGCGCCGTCGCCCTCGTACGACGACAGCCCCACGAAGGTCAGGTTGACCTTGAAGGCGTTCTCCAGGTCCGACTCGCTGATGTCGCCGGGGGCCTTGGTGGCGGCGGCCGACGCGTTGTCCTCGGTCAGCGAGTTGCTCGCGCCGGACTCCGTGTCGCCCGGCGCGAGACCGGACATGGCGTAGGCGAGCGGAGCGCACGCCTCCTTGTCGGTCTTCACGGCGCTCTTGGAGGCCGGCAGGGTGTCGTCGCCCGAGCCGACCTTGTAGCCCTTGACCTCGCCCTGGGCGAGCAGCAGCTTCTCCAGCTCCGCCTTGGGCAGCGACTTGGCGTCGGACGCGGCCCCGGAGGCCGAGGCGGTGGCGGAGGCCGTGCTCTTGGCGTCGGCGGAGCCCTCGTCCCCCTCGTCGGAACAGGCGGTCAGGACGGAGAGCGACAGTGCGCTTATGGCGGCGATGGCGCACAGCCGTGCCCCCGATGATCTCTTCATGAGCGAACTATGAAGAAGTCGTCAAAGATCAGTCAAGTCGATTCAAAAACCCAGGCGTTCCCGGCGAATCGAGTAAAAGACGAAGCCCGCGCCCAGGGCGAGCAGCGTGGTCCCGCCCACGACATAGGGGGTCGTGTCGGAGCTTCCGGTGTCGGCGAGCCGGGCGCCGTCGTCGGTCGCGGTGTCCGCCGCGGCGTCGTCCGCGGTCCGCACGGCCGTGAGGGCCGACGCGTGGCCGGCGCTCGCGCGGGTCGTGTGCAGCGCGCCGGCCGTGGTCGTCGACGCGGCCCGTGCCTGGGTCGTGACCTGCGTCGTCGTCTCCGTTCTGACCGGGACGTCCTGGGACGCGTTGGCGGACGGGACGAACCACAGGGCGCCCAGCAGGGTCCCCGCGGCGGTGGCGGTCAGCAACGGACGGCGAGCGGATGACACGGAATATCGATCCCCTTGTGACGCTGGCGAATTGGCCGTGTGGCCCGATGCTAATGAAAGGCGCGGGTCGCGGGAAAGCCGCGGGAGCCCCTAGCCGTACGCTCCGGCCATGAGCACTGAAGAGTCATCACGTTTTGTACGTATTCGAGTGGATATTCTGCTGGAGGTTCACGACGAGGACGCCGTGACGGCGGCGGCGCTGCGACGGCTGGCCGAGGACGACGGGGTCCCGGACGCCGAACGCGCCCACGCCGAGGGCGCTGTGAGGCAGGACACCGCCGAGGCGCTGGCCTACCTCGTCGACCCGTTCGACCTGGTCGGCGAGGTCGACGGAGTGGAGCTCCAGCAGGCCTCCTGGTCCAGCGAGCGGGTCGCGTACGACCCCGATTCGCCGGAGTGGGACCTCGACGGGGATGATGTCGACGAGGATGGGGACCCGGACGACGAGTCCGACGGCGAAGAGGGCGGCACCGGCTGAGCGTTGCGGGGGAAACCCGTGGCCCCGGACGGCAACCGCCGCCCGGGGTTCCGTCGTCTCAGGGGGCGCACGAGCCGTATCCCGCACCATGCGTGCCGCGAACGTGGCATGCCCCACACCTTCGCGGTGAGTGGAACGGGACGAACCGGCCGTAGCGTTGAAGGTCTTGAAACGGGGACTCTCGGGGTTCAGGCAAGTGGCGACGATGGAGAAGCGTGTGATGACGGACAGTAGGCGACGTCGAGGTCTGACGGTCGCGTCCGCCCTGCTCGGCGGTGTTCTGGTGCTCTCTGCGTGTTCCGGCGGCGACAGCGGCGGCTCGGACGGCGGGGGCGGCAACTCGCAGGCCAAGGCCGACGAGGCGGCGGCGCAGAAGTCCTCCGAGGCCCAGATCAAGATCACACCGGCGGACGGCACGGACAACGCCTCCATCAACAACTCGGCGGCCGTCACGGTGAGCAAGGGGACGCTCTCCTCCGTGACGATGACCACCGCCGACGGCAAGGCGGTCGAGGGCGCGCTCTCCGCCGACAAGACCAGCTGGAAGCCGAACCAGCAACTGGAGCGCTCCACCACCTACAAGGTGGCCGCCGAGGCGAAGGACTCCGGCGGTCTGGTGGCCCACGAGAACGCCTCCTTCACCACGGTCTCGCCGAACA encodes:
- a CDS encoding LAETG motif-containing sortase-dependent surface protein, whose protein sequence is MSSARRPLLTATAAGTLLGALWFVPSANASQDVPVRTETTTQVTTQARAASTTTAGALHTTRASAGHASALTAVRTADDAAADTATDDGARLADTGSSDTTPYVVGGTTLLALGAGFVFYSIRRERLGF